From the Limisphaerales bacterium genome, the window TGGACGTTGATCGAATCGGAATGGCATCAGGAAAAATTTGCATTCAAGCAGGGGTCCGAACGCGCGGCCGATTCGCTGTTCCGTTTCACGCTCCACGTGCAACACCAAACCCGCCGCGTGATCCTCCGGGGCGAACTGGAAGTGGAATGGCCGAACCTGCAGGATAAGCAATCACTCAAAGTGGGCGCCCTTGCGGTCACCTCCATCCGCGCACTGGAGCGCACCGGCGCGCCGCCGTTTGCGACGCAACTGAAGATCACCACCTCCAACGAAAAGGGCGACGCACTCGCGCCCACGCTGGTGGTGGATCTGAATGACGACGGCCTGCCGGAAATCATTTTGCCCGGCGCCAATGAACTGCACTGGAACCGCGGCAACTGGAAATTTGATCTCGAGCCGTTGCTGCGCTTTCAGCAGGTGCCTCCCTCGACAGGGATCGTTGCCGATTTCAACGGCGATGGCCGGAAGGATCTGCTGGCCTTCTCCAAAGTAGGCAGCCCGATGCTGTACCCGGCCGACGCCGCAGGACGGTTCAGCCTGCAGCCCACGCCGGTGCGGTTCCCTATGATGCGGGAAATCAAAAGCCCTTCCGCCTGTAGCGCGGGCGATGTGGATGGCGATGGCGATCTGGATGTGTGGATGATGCAGTACAAATTCCCGTACATCAAAGGCCAGTTCCCCACGCCCTATTATAATGCCAACGACGGGTACCCCTCCTTTTTGCTCATCAACGACGGTCGTGGCAATTTCACCGACGCAACTGAGGCGGCCGGACTGGCGGGCAAACGCTTCCGCCGTTCATACAGCGGATCGCTCGTGGACCTCGATGGTGATGGCGATTTGGATCTCATGAACGTCAGTGATTTTTCCGGCCTCGATCTGTATCTCAACGATGGCCAAGGCCGCTTCACCGACGTCACCGCCACCCTCGGCGAAGATCGGTTCAGCTTTGGCATGAGCCACGCCCTGGGAGATTTTAATAGCGACGGAAAGCTCGATTTGTACATGACCGGTATGGGCTCCACCACCGCGCGCCGGTTGGAAACCATGAAGGCCGGCCGCAAAGATTTCGCGGGCCACCAAGTGCACCGGATGAAAATGGGCTACGGCAACCGCCTTTTTCTCGGCGGCGAAAACGCCTTTGTTCAGGCGCCTTACAATCATCAGATCGCCCGGGCCGGTTGGAGCTGGGGCGTCACGGGCGCGGACTTCGACCTCGATGGCGATCGCGATCTCTTCATCGCCAATGGCCATCTGAGCCGGGAATCTTCCAAGGATTATTGCACCACCTTTTGGCGGCACGATATTTACTCGGGCAATTCCAAAGCCAACCCCGTGCTCGGCGAGTTTTTTGTGGACCTTCACGAGCAACTGCAAAGCAACTGCTCGTGGAACGGCTTCGAGCACAATGTCTTTTACCTCAACCTCCCCGGCGAAGGGTTTGTGAATGTCGCTTTCCTCCTCGGCGTGTCGCATGAGTTTGATTCCCGGATCGTCGTCGGCACCGATTTTGATGCCGATGGCAAACCGGATTTGCTTGTGTCCCAGCTCTCCGCCAAGAAACGTGGCTCCACCGAGTTACTGCACCTCATCAAGAACAACTGGAAAACTTCCGGTGGGTGGATTGGAATGCGCTTGAAGGGCAGCCCCGGCATCTCGCCCCTTGGCGCGATGGTAAAACTCAAGGCAGGCGATAAAACCCTCATCCACCCGGTCACCTCCGGCGATTCCCTGTGGGCACAACACCCCGCAATCGTTCACTTTGGCCTTGGCGATCTAAAATCCGTTGAGGCGGTGGAAATCAATTGGGGCAACGGAAAAACCACCCGCATTCAAAACCCCAAAATCAACCAATACCACCTCGCGCAACCCGAATAGCGCCCATCTATTTTCCACGCATGCGCGTGGATTTTACGCGCGCTGCGTGAAAATTAGCCCGCTGGACACCTCTGGTTTTGGTTTTTGCTCGTTTTAGGTTAAATTTCTGGTTTTTTAAACATGGCACAAAACTTGCGTGCGCCGCATTGTGGATTCGTGTCCACAAACAAAACCCGTGCCGCGAAGGCATGCAACTCAATACCTAAAAAACTACAACCCATGAAAAACCGATCAAATAAAGGATTTACCCTGATTGAGCTCCTGGTGGTCATTGCCATTATCGGCATCTTGGCCAGCATGCTCCTCCCCACCTTGGCCAAGGCCAAAAAGAAAGCAAACCGCCTGAAATGTTCCAGCCAAGCCGGTCAATTGGCCAAGGCTTTCACCAGTTCGGCCACAGATCAGGATGGACTTTTCCAGTGGGAGATGACCGAGACGGATCTAAACTATCTCGCTGATACTGCTAACGAAGAATTAGGCATCGTTTCACAGGGAATGATTAATAGAGGCCACCCCGGACCGAAGACTCAGTACCATTACAGCTGGGGGATGTTCAAGCACATCGAATACCTTTGGATCAACCCCAATGTTCGGAGTTCACTCGATACCTCCCGAATGTTGCGTTCACCCTCAGATTCTAAAACCA encodes:
- a CDS encoding VCBS repeat-containing protein, translating into MNKISLLLPQCVIAFALALALALALGSSCSRDAKPTPPAGGSSGKQSAERVVQASDLNRRPDGLHYFRQDTVPFTGVVKSTHTNGKRWMEKPYKDGQPHGKWQEWDPEGKQRTQLSFVDGKRDGECSEWHPNGQLRWRAVFRDGQPEGNWDEWEPDGLHVGHREFEGGRLVKESLPEELKQRMQTMTNDRQQLDQTVWKEETAAQQVEAVFTDLWDELRGAKDKFAPLAEFSFSSLSLPTQQSNRTLEWGILDRRLALSADAKPLNPAEWNAWLAARKAEGWTLIESEWHQEKFAFKQGSERAADSLFRFTLHVQHQTRRVILRGELEVEWPNLQDKQSLKVGALAVTSIRALERTGAPPFATQLKITTSNEKGDALAPTLVVDLNDDGLPEIILPGANELHWNRGNWKFDLEPLLRFQQVPPSTGIVADFNGDGRKDLLAFSKVGSPMLYPADAAGRFSLQPTPVRFPMMREIKSPSACSAGDVDGDGDLDVWMMQYKFPYIKGQFPTPYYNANDGYPSFLLINDGRGNFTDATEAAGLAGKRFRRSYSGSLVDLDGDGDLDLMNVSDFSGLDLYLNDGQGRFTDVTATLGEDRFSFGMSHALGDFNSDGKLDLYMTGMGSTTARRLETMKAGRKDFAGHQVHRMKMGYGNRLFLGGENAFVQAPYNHQIARAGWSWGVTGADFDLDGDRDLFIANGHLSRESSKDYCTTFWRHDIYSGNSKANPVLGEFFVDLHEQLQSNCSWNGFEHNVFYLNLPGEGFVNVAFLLGVSHEFDSRIVVGTDFDADGKPDLLVSQLSAKKRGSTELLHLIKNNWKTSGGWIGMRLKGSPGISPLGAMVKLKAGDKTLIHPVTSGDSLWAQHPAIVHFGLGDLKSVEAVEINWGNGKTTRIQNPKINQYHLAQPE